In Lactococcus paracarnosus, a genomic segment contains:
- the glgA gene encoding glycogen synthase GlgA, with the protein MKILLAAAEATPFIKTGGLGDVIGALPKALNQQADVEIRVILPYYKKVSEKFSQHVSDVFWTFIQVGWRKQYVGIKQMVLDGVTFYFVDNADYFGSRDDVYGYADDGERFAYFQLAILEVMERLDFVPDILHANDYHTALLPFLIKEKYHWRQSFSAIKTVLTIHNIEFQGQYDKGLLPDLFGMGTERYEDGTVRMAGCFNWLKTGILYADQVTTVSPTYAREIQTPAFGKGLDGILRIVSSKLSGLINGIDTTLYDPMTDAHLVAPFNATDLTGKAVNKASLQKRVGLPVDADIPLIGIVSRLTYQKGFDLVIDEMENLLQKDIQIVLLGTGDPKFESDFVQFSQLYPEKIAANITFNLELAQMIYAGSDLFLMPSAFEPCGLSQMMSMRYGTLPVVHETGGLKDTVLPYNQFEGSGTGFSFANFSGYQLVQTLFYALDIYDNQPNIWRDLQKQAMTTDFSWDIASLNYLTLYQKLLA; encoded by the coding sequence ATGAAGATTTTATTAGCAGCAGCAGAAGCAACGCCTTTTATCAAGACAGGTGGCTTAGGAGATGTGATTGGCGCCCTGCCTAAAGCATTAAATCAGCAGGCAGATGTTGAGATACGTGTGATTCTTCCTTATTATAAAAAGGTTTCTGAGAAATTTAGTCAACATGTCTCTGATGTATTTTGGACATTTATTCAAGTTGGTTGGCGCAAGCAATATGTTGGCATTAAACAGATGGTACTTGATGGCGTTACCTTCTATTTTGTCGACAATGCGGATTATTTTGGTAGTCGTGATGATGTCTACGGCTATGCTGATGATGGGGAACGATTTGCCTATTTTCAATTGGCTATTTTAGAGGTGATGGAACGTTTAGATTTTGTCCCAGATATCCTTCACGCAAATGATTATCACACAGCTCTCCTACCTTTCTTAATCAAAGAGAAATATCATTGGCGACAATCTTTTTCAGCAATTAAAACCGTCTTGACCATTCACAATATAGAGTTTCAAGGTCAATATGACAAAGGGCTCTTACCAGACTTGTTTGGTATGGGTACTGAGCGTTATGAGGACGGTACAGTCCGCATGGCTGGATGTTTTAACTGGTTGAAAACAGGTATCCTCTATGCGGATCAAGTCACGACTGTTTCACCAACCTATGCGCGTGAAATTCAAACACCAGCATTTGGTAAGGGGTTAGATGGTATCCTACGCATCGTATCCAGTAAGTTATCTGGCTTAATTAATGGGATTGATACGACCCTCTATGATCCGATGACAGATGCGCATTTGGTTGCTCCCTTTAATGCGACCGATTTAACAGGAAAAGCAGTGAATAAAGCCAGTCTCCAGAAACGCGTGGGACTGCCAGTAGATGCCGACATTCCTTTAATTGGGATTGTCAGTCGACTGACCTATCAAAAGGGGTTTGATCTTGTCATTGATGAGATGGAAAACTTGCTACAAAAGGATATACAGATCGTTTTATTAGGAACGGGTGATCCAAAATTCGAATCGGATTTTGTTCAGTTTAGCCAGCTATATCCAGAAAAAATAGCGGCGAACATCACTTTTAATCTTGAGTTAGCACAGATGATTTATGCAGGTAGTGATCTCTTTTTAATGCCATCAGCTTTCGAGCCATGTGGCCTTTCTCAAATGATGAGTATGCGTTATGGCACATTACCAGTTGTTCATGAAACAGGTGGGTTAAAAGATACTGTCCTCCCCTACAATCAGTTTGAAGGGAGTGGCACAGGGTTTAGCTTTGCTAATTTTTCAGGCTACCAGTTGGTGCAGACACTTTTTTATGCACTAGATATTTACGACAATCAGCCAAATATTTGGCGAGACTTACAAAAGCAAGCGATGACAACTGATTTCTCATGGGATATTGCAAGTCTTAATTATCTCACCCTTTATCAAAAGCTACTAGCCTAG
- the glgD gene encoding glucose-1-phosphate adenylyltransferase subunit GlgD has protein sequence MKTAKYCAILGNALGTHNLGQLVDSRPLATLPFDGKYRLIDFQLSNLVNAGVTNIYGIFSQKNVPSVLDHIRTGREWGLNTLLNHFFVGFYNNDDREEIVCDPTYYPQLLTFLRRSYSQYTIFSTADILCNINLDQLIHVHEVNQRTMSIVYKKMPKDQMSSVNSVLKLDETDTVTSVINYAEQDHSDDELIKMSTGIYIINTDFLIDMMESEQHQEAPRKLRFLLLNKLVELGALGYEYTGYMKNIYDVKSYFDANMDMLDPKKFNSLLHATQKVYTKVKNEEATYFSESSEIYNSQFASGSVIEGRVENAIISRRCQLGKQASIKESIIFPNVQIGEGASVTYAIIDKGVVIDPGINVIGTAAHPIIVAKKSHVTEDVRV, from the coding sequence ATGAAGACAGCTAAATATTGCGCAATTTTAGGAAATGCGTTAGGCACACATAATCTCGGTCAGTTAGTTGATTCCAGACCACTTGCGACGTTACCATTTGATGGCAAATATCGCTTAATTGACTTTCAACTCTCAAATCTCGTTAATGCAGGGGTTACCAATATTTATGGTATTTTTTCTCAAAAAAATGTCCCATCTGTTCTTGACCACATTCGAACAGGCCGTGAGTGGGGGTTAAACACATTATTAAATCACTTTTTCGTTGGCTTCTATAATAACGATGACCGTGAGGAAATCGTATGTGACCCAACTTATTATCCGCAACTATTAACCTTCTTACGCCGCTCATACAGTCAATATACAATTTTTTCAACTGCTGATATTTTATGTAACATTAATCTGGATCAATTGATTCATGTGCATGAAGTTAACCAACGTACCATGAGTATTGTCTACAAAAAAATGCCTAAAGATCAGATGAGTTCGGTTAATAGTGTTCTGAAACTGGATGAAACGGATACTGTGACATCGGTGATTAACTATGCTGAACAGGATCATTCAGATGATGAGTTGATTAAGATGTCAACAGGGATTTATATCATTAACACAGATTTCTTGATTGACATGATGGAAAGCGAGCAGCATCAGGAAGCACCTCGAAAATTAAGATTTCTGTTGCTAAATAAACTTGTTGAATTAGGGGCGCTTGGCTATGAGTATACAGGGTATATGAAGAATATCTATGATGTTAAGTCTTACTTTGATGCCAATATGGATATGTTAGATCCCAAGAAATTTAACTCTCTACTGCATGCAACACAAAAGGTCTATACAAAGGTTAAAAATGAAGAGGCAACCTATTTTTCTGAGTCTTCTGAAATCTATAACTCACAGTTTGCTTCTGGCTCTGTTATTGAAGGACGTGTAGAGAACGCGATTATTTCAAGACGTTGCCAACTTGGTAAACAGGCATCGATTAAAGAGTCAATTATTTTTCCAAACGTTCAAATTGGTGAAGGCGCAAGTGTTACCTATGCCATTATTGATAAAGGGGTGGTAATAGACCCGGGAATCAATGTGATTGGTACAGCAGCACATCCGATTATCGTTGCGAAAAAAAGTCATGTGACAGAGGATGTAAGGGTATGA
- a CDS encoding glucose-1-phosphate adenylyltransferase, which translates to MKEEMLALILAGGQGTRLGALTSSIAKPAVQFGGRYRIIDFALSNCVNSGIKNVGVITQYEPLKLNAHVGNGSAWGLDGIDSGVTILQPYSATEGNKWFEGTSHAIFQNMSYIDKLDPEYVLILSGDHIYKMDYDNMLSAHKDSQATLTVAVMDVPLDEASRFGIMNTDTSNRIVEFEEKPEHPKSTKASMGIYIFNWKELRQILANGEKNQVDMSDFGKNVIPAYLDAGEPVYAYEFSGYWKDVGTIESLHEANMAYISPDNELDSRDRSWKIYSHNEFAPPNFISETAQVRDSLVVDGAIVAGAVKHSIISTNVQVHESAVIEDAFIMTNCVIESGAVIKNAIVGEGTRIGANVEIIGTEKEIAVVGYKEVVGVENEDS; encoded by the coding sequence ATGAAAGAAGAAATGCTTGCATTGATTTTAGCTGGAGGTCAAGGGACACGCCTAGGCGCATTGACATCTAGTATTGCCAAACCTGCTGTGCAGTTTGGTGGACGATATCGGATTATTGATTTTGCACTATCAAATTGTGTGAATTCAGGGATTAAAAATGTTGGGGTGATCACACAATATGAACCGCTGAAACTAAATGCCCATGTTGGCAACGGTTCTGCTTGGGGATTAGATGGTATTGACAGTGGTGTGACGATTTTACAACCTTACTCAGCTACTGAGGGGAATAAGTGGTTTGAGGGGACAAGTCATGCTATTTTCCAAAATATGAGCTATATCGATAAGTTGGATCCAGAATATGTTTTGATTTTATCTGGCGACCATATTTATAAAATGGATTATGACAATATGTTAAGTGCCCATAAAGATAGTCAAGCGACTTTAACGGTGGCTGTTATGGACGTCCCTTTGGATGAAGCAAGTCGATTCGGTATTATGAATACAGATACATCAAATCGTATCGTTGAGTTTGAAGAGAAACCTGAGCATCCTAAATCGACCAAAGCATCAATGGGTATCTATATTTTTAACTGGAAAGAACTCCGCCAAATTTTAGCAAATGGTGAAAAAAATCAGGTAGATATGAGTGACTTTGGGAAAAATGTCATACCAGCCTATTTAGATGCCGGGGAACCCGTTTATGCCTATGAATTTTCAGGTTACTGGAAAGATGTCGGCACGATTGAGTCCTTGCATGAGGCAAATATGGCTTATATCTCACCTGATAACGAACTTGATAGCCGTGATCGGAGTTGGAAAATTTACTCACATAATGAATTTGCGCCACCTAATTTCATTAGTGAAACGGCTCAAGTTAGAGATTCTCTCGTTGTAGATGGTGCGATTGTAGCGGGTGCTGTCAAGCATTCGATTATTTCAACCAATGTCCAAGTTCATGAATCAGCTGTAATCGAAGATGCTTTCATCATGACAAATTGTGTGATTGAGTCAGGAGCAGTAATCAAAAATGCCATTGTTGGTGAAGGCACACGAATTGGTGCAAATGTGGAAATCATCGGCACTGAAAAAGAGATTGCAGTTGTTGGGTATAAAGAGGTAGTGGGGGTAGAAAATGAAGACAGCTAA
- a CDS encoding glycogen/starch/alpha-glucan phosphorylase — protein sequence MEQLTKEQFIKTFKAQLHTDYLVDNNEATAEEHFRTLGKLIKQYVMSDWLRRRDEIVKEQKKTAYYFSIEFLPGKMLQTNLLNLGIYDLVAEALADINVDINVLVEAERDMALGNGGLGRLASCFMDSLPTIGAPGFGNGIRYKYGLFKQRIVNGYQVELPDAWLPSEGSVWETKKPHSAVDVKIYGSVYLAPQEDGALKPIYENVKTLHAVPYDVIQIGFNNGVVNNLRLWDVELPEKYELDYQTLADRRRVEDITSFLYPDDSSRDGQAMRLIQEYFMVSAGLQTIVASYAKMHLPMAKIHEKVAVHINDTHPAMAVPELMRILMDDYGVKWDDAWATTCKVMSYTNHTVLSEALEKWDTGLFKEIVPRIHQIVGEIDRKFVKEWAGKVDTGIIDRTRIVQNNQIHMANLAIIGGHSVNGVAKLHTELLIEDVLKEFYVLFPEKFNNKTNGIAQRRWSQIANPGMSALLDDLIGKGWRSNIHELSKLEALLTESDVQSSFYQVKQANKQKLADYVKKTLDIDLPIDAIFDVQVKRLHAYKRQLLNVMHIIKLYQDLKADPGLEMTPRVFIFGAKAAPGYHFAKSVIKIINELANLVNYDTSLNDKLKVVFLENYNVSLAELIVPAADVSEQISTAGKEASGTSNMKFMMNGALTLATLDGANIEIKDAVGEDNIVIFGMDKDAVYAHYDKHDYNSRSIYDSDPTIKRVVDAFIDGTIPNTHYEGHEIWDALISYNDEYFLLEDFTDYAEKQAYISALYQDKPSWQAKVIKNIANSGRFSSDDTIEGYAKDIWGII from the coding sequence ATGGAACAGTTAACAAAAGAGCAGTTTATAAAAACGTTTAAAGCACAACTGCATACAGATTATCTGGTTGATAATAATGAAGCAACTGCAGAAGAACACTTTAGAACATTAGGAAAACTCATTAAACAATATGTGATGTCTGATTGGCTACGTCGTCGAGATGAAATTGTCAAAGAGCAGAAAAAAACGGCTTACTATTTTTCAATCGAATTTTTGCCGGGTAAAATGTTACAGACAAATTTGTTAAACCTTGGCATCTATGATCTTGTTGCGGAAGCACTAGCAGATATTAATGTCGACATTAATGTCTTAGTTGAAGCTGAACGTGATATGGCCTTGGGAAATGGTGGTTTGGGTCGTCTGGCCTCATGTTTCATGGATAGTCTACCGACGATTGGTGCACCTGGATTTGGTAACGGTATTCGTTATAAATACGGCTTATTCAAGCAAAGAATTGTGAATGGCTATCAAGTTGAGTTACCTGATGCCTGGTTACCATCAGAAGGTAGCGTCTGGGAGACCAAGAAGCCCCATTCAGCAGTAGATGTTAAAATCTATGGTAGTGTGTATTTAGCACCTCAGGAAGATGGTGCTTTAAAACCAATCTATGAAAATGTTAAAACCTTGCATGCAGTGCCTTATGACGTGATCCAAATTGGCTTTAATAATGGCGTTGTCAATAACTTACGCTTATGGGATGTTGAGCTCCCTGAAAAATATGAACTGGATTACCAAACGCTTGCAGATCGTCGACGTGTTGAAGATATTACAAGTTTTCTCTACCCAGATGATTCATCACGGGATGGTCAGGCTATGCGACTAATTCAAGAGTACTTTATGGTATCAGCTGGCTTACAGACAATCGTCGCTTCCTACGCTAAGATGCACTTACCAATGGCCAAAATCCATGAAAAAGTAGCTGTTCATATTAACGATACACATCCAGCTATGGCAGTACCTGAGTTAATGCGCATTTTGATGGATGATTATGGTGTCAAATGGGATGATGCTTGGGCAACAACATGCAAAGTCATGAGCTATACCAACCATACGGTCTTATCCGAAGCACTTGAGAAATGGGACACTGGCTTATTTAAAGAAATCGTACCAAGGATCCATCAAATCGTTGGGGAAATCGACCGTAAGTTCGTCAAGGAATGGGCTGGAAAAGTTGATACTGGTATTATTGATCGCACACGAATTGTCCAAAATAACCAAATTCACATGGCTAATCTTGCGATTATAGGTGGGCATTCAGTTAATGGTGTTGCTAAGCTACATACGGAATTGTTGATTGAGGATGTCTTAAAAGAGTTTTACGTCCTTTTTCCTGAGAAATTTAACAATAAAACAAATGGGATTGCCCAACGTCGTTGGAGTCAGATTGCCAATCCTGGCATGTCAGCTTTACTAGATGACTTGATTGGCAAGGGATGGCGTTCAAATATTCATGAGCTGTCCAAGTTAGAAGCATTGCTAACGGAAAGTGACGTTCAATCGTCATTCTATCAAGTGAAACAGGCTAACAAACAAAAATTAGCTGATTATGTTAAAAAGACACTTGATATTGACTTACCAATAGATGCTATTTTCGATGTGCAAGTGAAACGACTGCACGCATATAAACGTCAGCTGTTAAATGTCATGCACATCATCAAATTGTATCAAGATTTGAAGGCTGATCCAGGATTAGAGATGACGCCACGTGTCTTCATTTTTGGGGCAAAAGCTGCACCAGGCTATCACTTTGCTAAGTCAGTCATCAAAATTATTAATGAGTTAGCTAATCTGGTTAACTACGATACAAGTCTAAATGATAAACTAAAAGTGGTCTTCCTAGAAAACTACAACGTCAGTCTGGCCGAACTGATTGTACCAGCAGCAGATGTATCCGAACAAATTTCTACAGCTGGTAAAGAAGCTAGTGGTACCTCAAATATGAAATTCATGATGAATGGTGCGCTAACGCTAGCAACTTTAGATGGGGCCAACATCGAAATAAAAGATGCAGTTGGTGAGGATAATATTGTCATTTTCGGTATGGATAAAGATGCCGTCTATGCCCATTATGACAAGCATGATTACAATTCTAGGTCAATCTATGACTCAGATCCAACCATTAAACGCGTTGTTGACGCCTTTATAGATGGGACGATTCCAAATACGCATTATGAGGGTCATGAAATTTGGGACGCGCTTATCTCTTATAATGATGAGTACTTCTTACTAGAAGACTTTACGGATTATGCTGAAAAACAAGCCTATATCTCAGCGCTTTATCAGGATAAACCTAGCTGGCAAGCTAAAGTCATCAAAAATATTGCTAATTCTGGCCGATTTTCAAGTGATGACACAATCGAAGGCTATGCAAAAGACATTTGGGGTATTATTTAA
- the glgB gene encoding 1,4-alpha-glucan branching protein GlgB — protein sequence MDKALSTFSTGENFHVQHYLGCHRTADGYVFRVWAPHAKQVALISDKTQWRSKPIPMTVNNLGVWEVNLLTGQVATGDYYKYLVTRSTGQVIEKLDPYAIRFGERPDTAAQIYDISPKDWQDKAWLTKRRQWDMFASPVSIYEVHASSWQRHDDGRLYTFSDLAKTLIPYVKSLGFTHIEFMPLMTHPLGMSWGYQLTGYFALEHTYGTPEAFQDFVEAAHLAGIGVIIDWVPGHFSQNDDALAYYDGTPTYEYQDENKARNVGWQALNFDLSKPQVQSFLISSLKFWIEFYHVDGVRIDAVSNTLYLDYDKGEWTPNADGSNINHDGVAFFKKLTSVIKLSHPDVMLSAEEATSQTKVTGMVEMGGLGFDFKWNMGWMNDVLKFYQMDPLYRGQYFNLLTFSFMYMMDEHFILPFSHDEVVHGKKSLMHKMWGDRKQQFSGLRNLLAYQMCHPGKKLLFMGQEFGQFLEWKYDWQLEWGTSDELNDQMQYFTSSLAHIYRDFPQLFELDHDYSGFEVIDADNTGESVLSFIRKDASGKQLICVFNMAPIERHQFTIGVPLAGTYTEVFNTEMSVFGGGWQDHNVDQETQKAQWKTYEQTLSFTLPALGAVIWQVLEEETDTQIEASINKGHDTLVVGHVTDQQWAVLAPYFPVGARSKYDKRDLVSAVLFIKQTGNTWTKLPDTFPPYKTVYAFYKRATKLGIWQQAMSDYEALKSNN from the coding sequence ATAGATAAGGCATTAAGCACATTTTCAACTGGCGAAAATTTTCATGTACAACACTACCTTGGCTGCCATCGAACGGCAGACGGCTACGTTTTTCGTGTTTGGGCACCTCATGCAAAACAGGTTGCATTAATCAGTGATAAGACGCAATGGCGAAGTAAGCCGATCCCTATGACAGTTAATAATCTAGGCGTTTGGGAAGTCAACTTACTAACAGGTCAAGTCGCAACCGGTGATTATTACAAGTATCTTGTGACCCGCTCAACTGGTCAAGTCATTGAGAAGCTAGATCCTTATGCCATTCGGTTTGGTGAACGGCCTGATACAGCAGCCCAAATTTATGATATTTCACCTAAAGATTGGCAGGATAAGGCCTGGTTAACTAAGAGACGTCAGTGGGATATGTTTGCCTCACCAGTGAGTATTTATGAAGTACATGCGAGCTCTTGGCAGCGGCATGATGATGGGCGTTTATATACTTTCTCAGATTTAGCTAAAACGTTAATTCCATATGTCAAATCGCTAGGGTTTACCCACATTGAATTTATGCCCTTGATGACGCACCCGCTAGGGATGAGTTGGGGGTATCAACTTACTGGTTATTTTGCCTTGGAGCATACTTATGGCACACCAGAGGCATTTCAGGATTTTGTTGAAGCAGCCCATTTAGCAGGAATTGGTGTGATTATTGATTGGGTGCCGGGTCATTTTTCTCAAAATGATGATGCTTTGGCCTACTATGATGGGACGCCAACCTATGAATATCAAGATGAAAATAAGGCACGCAATGTCGGCTGGCAAGCATTAAACTTTGATTTATCGAAACCGCAAGTGCAATCCTTTTTAATCTCATCCCTAAAATTTTGGATTGAATTTTATCATGTTGATGGTGTCAGAATTGATGCAGTATCTAATACGTTGTATTTGGATTATGATAAAGGAGAGTGGACCCCTAACGCAGATGGGTCAAATATTAACCATGATGGGGTTGCCTTTTTCAAAAAATTAACGAGTGTGATCAAATTATCTCACCCAGATGTCATGTTATCAGCAGAGGAGGCGACAAGTCAAACCAAGGTAACTGGCATGGTCGAAATGGGTGGCTTAGGCTTCGACTTTAAATGGAACATGGGTTGGATGAATGATGTTTTAAAATTTTATCAGATGGATCCGCTCTATCGTGGTCAGTATTTTAATCTCTTGACCTTTAGTTTTATGTATATGATGGATGAACATTTCATCCTACCCTTCTCCCATGATGAAGTCGTACATGGGAAAAAATCATTGATGCATAAAATGTGGGGTGATCGCAAGCAACAATTTTCCGGACTGAGAAATCTCCTAGCTTATCAAATGTGTCACCCGGGCAAAAAGTTATTGTTTATGGGTCAAGAATTTGGTCAATTTCTAGAATGGAAATATGATTGGCAGCTTGAATGGGGGACTTCTGATGAGTTGAATGATCAGATGCAGTACTTCACAAGCAGTTTGGCACATATTTATCGTGATTTTCCTCAATTATTTGAACTCGACCATGATTATTCTGGATTTGAGGTAATCGATGCAGATAATACAGGAGAAAGTGTCTTGAGTTTTATCCGTAAAGATGCATCAGGCAAACAATTGATTTGTGTCTTTAATATGGCGCCAATCGAACGTCATCAGTTTACCATAGGTGTGCCACTTGCAGGGACTTATACTGAAGTATTCAATACTGAGATGTCAGTATTTGGAGGAGGATGGCAAGACCATAATGTTGACCAAGAAACTCAGAAAGCCCAGTGGAAAACATACGAGCAAACCTTGAGTTTTACACTACCTGCGCTTGGTGCAGTCATTTGGCAAGTATTAGAAGAGGAGACTGATACACAGATAGAAGCCTCTATAAATAAGGGACATGATACATTAGTGGTCGGTCATGTCACGGATCAACAGTGGGCAGTGCTAGCCCCCTATTTTCCAGTAGGGGCACGATCGAAATATGATAAACGAGACCTTGTGAGTGCCGTCTTATTCATTAAACAAACAGGTAACACCTGGACAAAATTACCTGATACTTTCCCTCCTTATAAGACCGTCTATGCATTTTATAAGCGCGCTACTAAACTGGGGATTTGGCAACAAGCTATGTCCGACTATGAGGCTTTAAAATCCAACAATTGA
- a CDS encoding ABC transporter permease, with translation MTLIAMLQLVISSMLIYATPLIFTSLGGTFSERAGIVNVGLEGIMVMGAFSGIVFNLTFSTTFGSATPWFSTLFGGLIGIVFSLLHAVATINFRADHIISGTVLNLMAPALAVFLVKALYKKGQTDNIQNSFGYFNFPVLSKIPVIGKIFFTDTSLIGYIAILVAFIAHFIIFKTRFGLRLRSVGEHPQAADTLGINVYLMRYSGVLISGLLGGIGGAIFAQSISVNFSGSTIAGQGFIAMAAMIFGKWKPVGAMLSSLFFGLSQSLAVIGAQLPVIREWPVVYLQIAPYVITIVVLALFFGKSAAPKADGINYIKSK, from the coding sequence ATGACATTAATCGCAATGTTACAATTGGTCATTTCATCCATGTTGATTTACGCGACACCTTTGATTTTTACAAGTCTAGGTGGCACATTTTCAGAGCGTGCGGGGATCGTAAACGTTGGTCTTGAAGGCATTATGGTAATGGGGGCATTCTCCGGTATCGTCTTTAACCTGACCTTCTCTACTACTTTTGGTAGTGCGACACCTTGGTTTTCGACATTATTTGGCGGTCTTATCGGTATCGTATTTTCACTCTTACATGCTGTCGCGACTATCAATTTCCGAGCAGATCATATTATTTCGGGTACTGTACTTAACCTGATGGCACCTGCACTTGCCGTCTTCCTTGTTAAGGCACTCTATAAAAAAGGACAGACTGATAATATCCAAAACTCTTTTGGCTACTTCAACTTCCCTGTCCTCTCTAAAATCCCGGTTATTGGTAAAATCTTCTTTACTGATACATCGCTTATTGGTTACATCGCCATACTTGTTGCTTTTATCGCCCACTTCATCATCTTTAAAACCCGCTTTGGTTTGAGACTCCGCTCAGTTGGTGAACATCCACAAGCTGCTGATACGCTCGGTATAAATGTTTACCTCATGCGGTATTCGGGTGTCTTGATTTCTGGTCTATTGGGTGGTATCGGTGGTGCCATATTTGCACAATCTATCTCTGTTAACTTCTCAGGCTCAACAATTGCTGGACAAGGTTTCATCGCCATGGCAGCTATGATCTTTGGTAAATGGAAACCAGTAGGCGCTATGCTGTCAAGCCTGTTCTTTGGCCTGTCACAGTCTCTAGCCGTTATTGGGGCCCAGTTACCAGTCATACGCGAATGGCCTGTTGTTTACCTCCAAATCGCACCATATGTGATCACTATCGTTGTCCTTGCCCTATTCTTTGGTAAGTCTGCAGCACCTAAGGCAGATGGGATTAACTATATCAAATCTAAATAA